One genomic window of Candidatus Limnocylindria bacterium includes the following:
- the xylB gene encoding xylulokinase, translating into MRRVFLGVDCGTQSTKVVLRDPETGAVIAVGRAPHELVERDDGTREQDPDWWTRALRGAVRDAMRGERFEVGGIGVSAQQHGLVCLDQSDRPVRAAKLWNDTTTARECEELTRKIGGADRVRELTGNQFLPGYTAPKIVWLAAHEPASYARTARMCLPHDYLNLWLTGEFISEAGDASGTAYFDVRARRYSEAVLAAIDGARDWERTLPTIAPSLSIIGTLRREAAESLGLEGAVPVSAGGGDNMIAAIGCDVVAQGPVAVSLGTSGTVFAYRDEPAVDPLGEAAAFCDSTGGWLPLAATLNCTSATEWVRALFAMDHADVDAAITREGAPGLSFLPYLSGERTPNRPEGAGVFVGMRSSHGRDEIVHAVVEGVTIGLAYALDALRRTGVAPTVVTLIGGGSASDPWAQLCADVFELPVVRPAFTEAAASGAARQAQWAVERRRPDLAPTSARRFEPRPRPELREAAERMAALREIARANRL; encoded by the coding sequence ATGCGGCGGGTCTTTCTCGGCGTGGACTGCGGCACGCAGTCGACCAAGGTCGTGCTCCGCGATCCGGAGACGGGCGCGGTCATTGCCGTCGGTCGCGCGCCACATGAGCTCGTCGAGCGCGACGACGGCACGCGCGAGCAGGACCCCGACTGGTGGACCCGCGCGCTCCGTGGCGCGGTGCGCGATGCGATGCGCGGCGAGCGGTTCGAGGTCGGTGGCATCGGCGTGTCCGCGCAGCAGCACGGGCTCGTGTGCCTCGATCAGAGCGACAGACCAGTACGGGCGGCGAAGCTCTGGAACGACACGACGACCGCGCGGGAATGCGAAGAGCTCACGCGCAAGATCGGCGGCGCCGACCGAGTCAGGGAGCTGACGGGCAACCAGTTCCTACCCGGTTACACGGCGCCGAAGATCGTGTGGCTCGCCGCACACGAGCCGGCGTCGTACGCGCGCACCGCTCGGATGTGCCTGCCACACGACTATCTGAATCTGTGGCTCACGGGCGAGTTCATCAGCGAGGCCGGCGACGCATCGGGCACGGCGTACTTCGACGTTCGCGCGCGCCGCTATAGCGAGGCCGTGCTTGCCGCGATCGACGGAGCACGCGACTGGGAACGCACGCTGCCAACGATCGCGCCGTCGCTCAGCATCATCGGCACGCTGCGCCGCGAGGCCGCGGAGTCGCTTGGTCTCGAAGGGGCCGTCCCGGTCAGCGCCGGCGGCGGCGACAACATGATCGCCGCGATCGGCTGCGACGTCGTCGCCCAGGGTCCGGTCGCGGTGAGCCTGGGGACCTCTGGCACCGTGTTCGCGTACCGCGACGAACCCGCGGTCGACCCACTTGGCGAGGCCGCGGCGTTCTGCGACTCGACGGGTGGCTGGCTCCCGCTCGCGGCCACCCTCAATTGCACGAGCGCGACCGAGTGGGTGCGCGCACTGTTCGCGATGGACCATGCGGATGTCGACGCGGCGATCACGCGTGAAGGCGCGCCCGGGCTCTCGTTCCTACCCTACCTCTCCGGCGAGCGAACGCCGAACCGGCCGGAGGGCGCTGGTGTCTTCGTCGGCATGCGTTCCAGTCACGGACGCGACGAGATCGTCCATGCTGTCGTCGAAGGCGTGACGATCGGGCTCGCGTACGCGCTCGATGCGCTACGGCGCACGGGCGTCGCACCGACCGTCGTAACGCTCATCGGTGGAGGGTCGGCGTCGGACCCGTGGGCGCAGCTGTGCGCCGATGTTTTCGAGCTCCCCGTCGTGCGTCCAGCATTCACAGAGGCCGCCGCGTCGGGCGCCGCGCGCCAGGCGCAGTGGGCTGTCGAGCGAAGGCGTCCCGACCTCGCGCCGACATCCGCTCGACGGTTCGAACCGCGGCCCCGACCCGAGCTGCGAGAGGCCGCGGAGCGTATGGCCGCACTTCGCGAGATCGCGAGAGCGAATCGGCTGTGA
- a CDS encoding AAA family ATPase: MGTVIAVANQKGGVGKTTCTINLGGALASLGHRVLCLDLDPQANLTVGLGIDLNTVEKNIANVLIDPDLKLTSIIRPTKTKNLDVAPATLELSSAEVELFNAIGREMALRDKLSQDIVQRYSYILIDCPPTLGLLTLNALVAANGVIIPVQTQYYALKGVAALLKIIKTVQGRLNPKLRVLGLLPTFYDSRTILGRDMLDSLRELGDHQVFDTVIRQSVKIGEAPTAGVPITVYEPRSDAAKSFVDLAREVIGAHK, translated from the coding sequence GTGGGAACGGTCATCGCGGTCGCCAACCAAAAGGGTGGCGTCGGTAAGACGACGTGCACGATCAACCTCGGCGGCGCGCTCGCGTCGCTCGGGCATCGCGTTCTCTGCCTCGATCTCGATCCACAGGCGAATCTCACCGTGGGACTCGGCATCGATCTGAACACGGTCGAGAAGAACATCGCGAACGTCCTCATCGACCCCGACCTCAAGCTCACCTCGATCATCCGGCCGACGAAGACGAAGAATCTTGACGTCGCGCCCGCGACGCTCGAGCTCTCATCCGCCGAGGTGGAGCTGTTCAACGCGATCGGTCGTGAGATGGCGCTGCGCGACAAGCTGAGTCAGGACATCGTGCAGCGCTACTCGTACATCCTCATCGACTGCCCGCCGACGCTCGGGCTGCTGACACTCAATGCGCTCGTCGCGGCAAATGGCGTGATCATTCCGGTGCAGACGCAGTACTACGCGCTCAAGGGCGTGGCCGCGCTGCTGAAGATCATCAAGACCGTCCAGGGCCGCCTTAATCCAAAGCTGAGAGTGCTCGGACTCCTGCCGACGTTCTACGACTCGCGCACGATCCTCGGGCGCGACATGCTCGACTCGCTGCGCGAGCTCGGCGATCACCAGGTGTTCGACACCGTGATCCGGCAGTCGGTGAAGATCGGCGAGGCGCCGACAGCCGGCGTTCCCATCACCGTGTATGAGCCGCGGTCGGACGCGGC
- a CDS encoding ribonuclease HI family protein: MLYADGACRGNPGPAGSGAALVDGEGHVVAEAMRFLGHGTNNVAEYTALIIGLEEARRHDVEELEVRMDSKLVVEQMNGKWRVRDAKLIPLAIRARELFAQFHKKRIRHIPREENTIADLLANRAIDDAA, translated from the coding sequence GTGCTGTATGCGGATGGCGCCTGCCGCGGCAACCCCGGGCCCGCGGGGTCCGGCGCGGCGCTCGTTGACGGCGAGGGTCATGTCGTCGCCGAAGCGATGCGCTTTCTCGGCCATGGCACGAACAACGTGGCCGAGTACACCGCCCTGATCATCGGCCTCGAGGAGGCGCGACGGCATGACGTCGAGGAGCTCGAGGTCCGCATGGACTCGAAGCTCGTGGTCGAGCAGATGAACGGGAAGTGGCGCGTGCGCGACGCGAAGCTCATCCCGCTCGCGATCCGCGCGCGCGAGCTGTTCGCGCAGTTCCACAAGAAACGCATCCGGCACATCCCACGCGAGGAGAACACCATCGCCGATCTGCTCGCCAACCGCGCGATCGACGACGCCGCATGA
- a CDS encoding CHRD domain-containing protein, which yields MRLLAGLTAGVIVLGACGPAAVAPTASPTIQPTVAATPTPAPTPQLKFIFTADLKPSNEVPPITGPEATCAGKGTFTLTTTKDAAGVITAAIALFETDVTGCPADTKINIGHIHKAAAGANGGVVVNSGLAAGELTLTAGAGKINKTATVVDAGGLTAAALATDIIANPANYYMNWHSTLAPGGVIRGQLVKQ from the coding sequence ATGCGTCTTCTTGCTGGGCTCACTGCCGGGGTGATCGTGCTGGGCGCCTGCGGGCCCGCAGCAGTCGCTCCGACCGCGTCGCCCACGATCCAGCCGACGGTAGCGGCCACGCCAACACCTGCGCCGACGCCGCAGCTCAAGTTCATCTTCACCGCGGACCTCAAGCCATCGAACGAAGTTCCTCCGATCACCGGCCCGGAAGCGACGTGCGCGGGTAAGGGCACGTTCACGCTGACGACAACCAAGGACGCCGCCGGCGTCATCACCGCGGCGATCGCGTTGTTCGAGACGGACGTCACCGGCTGCCCGGCCGATACCAAGATCAACATCGGCCACATCCACAAGGCAGCGGCTGGCGCGAACGGCGGCGTCGTCGTGAACTCCGGACTTGCCGCGGGCGAGCTCACGCTCACCGCTGGCGCGGGGAAGATCAACAAGACGGCGACCGTCGTCGATGCGGGAGGGCTTACCGCTGCGGCCCTCGCGACAGACATCATCGCGAACCCCGCGAACTACTACATGAACTGGCACTCCACGCTTGCCCCCGGTGGAGTCATCCGAGGTCAGCTCGTCAAGCAGTAA
- a CDS encoding Yip1 family protein translates to MGVAQSVISPKLVDRVKAILMKPKTEWPVIAAEQTDISTLFRGYVIPLAAIGPVATAIGGALIGTPTIAGVGGRVPIVTAIVGAVIAFALALLGTYVVAQVIDNLAPRYGGTRNLTQAFKVSAYSSTAQWLAGIFALIPALGGLSILGLYSLYLLYLGLPVLMKVPQEKATSYTVAVVVVALIVLLVIAIISGIIIGGAAIATL, encoded by the coding sequence ATGGGAGTCGCCCAAAGCGTCATCTCACCCAAGCTGGTCGATCGCGTGAAGGCCATCCTGATGAAGCCGAAGACCGAGTGGCCAGTAATCGCAGCGGAGCAGACGGACATTTCGACGCTCTTCCGGGGCTATGTGATCCCGCTGGCGGCGATCGGACCGGTGGCGACGGCCATCGGCGGCGCGCTCATCGGCACGCCAACGATCGCCGGCGTCGGGGGACGCGTCCCGATCGTCACCGCGATCGTCGGAGCCGTCATCGCCTTCGCCCTCGCACTTCTGGGGACCTACGTCGTGGCTCAGGTGATCGACAACCTCGCGCCGCGGTACGGCGGCACGCGAAACCTGACCCAGGCCTTCAAGGTCTCGGCCTACTCCAGCACCGCGCAGTGGCTGGCGGGGATATTCGCGCTGATCCCCGCCCTCGGCGGGCTCTCGATCCTCGGGCTGTACAGCCTGTACCTGCTGTACCTCGGCCTACCGGTGCTCATGAAGGTCCCTCAGGAGAAGGCCACGAGCTACACCGTGGCCGTGGTGGTCGTCGCCCTGATCGTCCTGCTCGTCATTGCGATCATCAGCGGGATCATCATCGGCGGGGCCGCGATCGCGACCTTGTAG
- a CDS encoding threonine/serine dehydratase yields the protein MVATHITRTPLLTSRSLGERCGAKAFLKAENLQRTGSFKPRGAVNAILGLTSAQRANGIVTMSAGNAAQAIAYAGRAVGAKVTVAMPESAPKTKVEATRGYGAEIVFAPDMLGLRALVKEIQERQGSYFLHPYDDDGMIAGHGTCALEVLDDLPDADLFVVGVGGGGLISGIAVAVAAKRPGARVIGVEPEGANAVRRALDAGSPVPLERIQTVADGLAAPIAGVRNLEIIRRFVADVVVVPDDVILDGVRFLASRARLVAEPAGGAAVGALLAERVVPRSGENVVAIVSGGNVDLSRLAEFFAA from the coding sequence GTGGTCGCGACGCACATCACCCGAACCCCTCTCCTGACGAGCCGGTCGCTCGGCGAGCGTTGCGGCGCAAAGGCCTTCCTGAAGGCCGAGAACCTCCAGCGCACGGGGTCGTTCAAGCCGCGGGGCGCGGTCAACGCGATCCTGGGCCTCACGAGCGCGCAGCGCGCGAACGGGATCGTGACCATGAGCGCCGGGAACGCAGCGCAGGCCATCGCCTACGCGGGACGCGCCGTCGGGGCGAAGGTCACGGTGGCGATGCCAGAGTCCGCGCCCAAGACGAAGGTCGAGGCGACGCGAGGCTACGGCGCCGAGATCGTCTTCGCGCCGGACATGCTGGGTCTCCGTGCGCTCGTCAAGGAGATACAGGAGCGCCAGGGCTCCTACTTCCTTCACCCCTACGACGACGACGGCATGATCGCGGGCCATGGCACATGCGCCCTCGAGGTGCTCGACGATCTCCCCGACGCCGACCTGTTCGTTGTCGGAGTCGGTGGCGGCGGGCTCATCTCCGGCATCGCCGTCGCGGTCGCGGCGAAGCGACCCGGCGCGCGGGTGATCGGAGTGGAGCCAGAGGGCGCGAACGCGGTGCGGCGCGCTCTCGATGCCGGCTCGCCCGTCCCGCTGGAACGCATTCAGACCGTGGCGGATGGGCTCGCCGCGCCGATCGCGGGCGTTCGCAACCTCGAGATCATCCGTAGGTTCGTCGCCGACGTGGTCGTCGTGCCCGACGACGTGATCCTCGACGGCGTGCGCTTCCTCGCGTCGCGCGCGCGGCTCGTTGCGGAGCCGGCCGGCGGCGCGGCCGTCGGAGCGCTGCTCGCCGAGCGCGTCGTTCCGCGATCGGGAGAGAACGTCGTCGCGATCGTGTCCGGCGGCAACGTCGATCTCTCCCGCCTCGCCGAGTTCTTCGCCGCGTGA